A window of Patescibacteria group bacterium contains these coding sequences:
- a CDS encoding isoleucine--tRNA ligase: MADEKRATGASQEHDILSYWETHSVFEKSIENRPAEKAYTFYDGPPFATGLPHYGHIVASVMKDLAPRYWTMKGRRVERTWGWDCHGLPIENIIEKKLDLKSRADIEAFGIGNFNDACHDTVLTYADEWKKVIRRIGRWVDMENSYKTMDLSYMESIWWVFRSLWERGLVYEGHKPMHICPRCETALSNFEVSQNYQDVTDISVFAGFTLTSGAHAGAKLVAWTTTPWTLPGNVLLAVGADMEYVLIEKEGTKYLIGKAALARLSNEKDFPLRDAAVVGSAKGSDLVGATYEPLFPYFKEWENAFRVVAAEFVSTEDGTQVVHIAPGFGDDDMELGKREQVKPLMHVLMNGTFVPELVEGLVTDGFAVKGRPVKSKEDGQGMDVEIIKALAKRGSLVWKKKIQHSYPHCWRCDTPLLNYATSSWFVRVTELKAKLLEHNEGINWVPENMKEGRFGKWLEGARDWAVSRSRFWGTPIPVWRAEDGDVLCLGSRDELAELSGVKVTDLHKHIVDPITITKGGKTYARVPDVLDCWFESGSMPYAQLHYPFENAEKFDAGFPAEFIAEGQDQTRGWFYTLHVLATALFDKPAFRNVVVNGIVLAEDGKKMSKRLNNYPDPMEVVEKHGADAVRLYLMSSPVVHGENLRFSEAGVDEVNKKFVMILKNVVSFYQLYATPAHTNSQLPNTNSHVLDRWILSRLHETLKAETKAMDAYDFAGAARPLSEFVADLSQWYVRRSRDRFKASVPLDKVDDRGSVGEAVMTLRVVLDTFAKMIAPFAPFLAEHVYQAVEGSFAGVGKRLSVHLEDWPEADETLVDGDLLADMARVRSVVSKALERRAEAGKNVRQALSSMTVSLPSGELAPELVEILKDEVNVKAVIVKKGDAAVEIDATLTPELVREGTSREVIRKINAMRKEAGLTIQDRIVVFVESSHPDVKLMLDEHKDSVITGTLAKSLRTDGAKPANAASFRANEMDMTVGFEKTP; the protein is encoded by the coding sequence ATGGCAGATGAAAAACGCGCCACTGGCGCTTCCCAGGAGCACGACATCCTCTCGTATTGGGAAACGCATTCGGTGTTTGAGAAATCCATTGAGAACCGGCCGGCGGAAAAGGCGTACACGTTCTATGACGGCCCGCCGTTCGCCACGGGGCTGCCGCACTACGGCCACATCGTCGCGTCGGTGATGAAGGATCTCGCGCCGCGCTACTGGACGATGAAGGGTCGGCGCGTGGAGCGCACTTGGGGGTGGGACTGCCACGGGCTCCCGATCGAGAACATCATCGAGAAGAAGCTCGACCTCAAGAGCCGCGCGGACATCGAGGCGTTCGGCATCGGGAATTTCAACGACGCCTGCCATGACACGGTGCTCACCTACGCGGACGAGTGGAAAAAGGTGATCCGCCGCATCGGCCGCTGGGTGGACATGGAGAACTCCTACAAGACCATGGACCTCTCCTACATGGAGAGCATCTGGTGGGTGTTTCGCTCTCTGTGGGAACGCGGCCTCGTGTATGAGGGCCACAAGCCCATGCATATTTGTCCGCGCTGCGAGACGGCGCTGTCCAACTTCGAGGTGAGCCAGAACTATCAGGACGTGACGGACATCTCGGTGTTCGCGGGCTTCACGCTCACGAGCGGGGCGCACGCCGGGGCGAAGCTGGTGGCGTGGACGACGACGCCATGGACGCTTCCGGGGAACGTCCTGCTCGCCGTTGGCGCGGACATGGAGTATGTCCTCATCGAGAAAGAAGGGACGAAATACCTGATTGGGAAGGCGGCGCTCGCTCGTCTTTCGAACGAAAAGGATTTTCCGCTACGTGACGCGGCCGTCGTCGGATCGGCAAAGGGGAGCGACCTTGTCGGGGCGACCTACGAGCCGCTCTTCCCATATTTCAAGGAATGGGAAAATGCCTTCCGCGTGGTCGCGGCCGAGTTCGTTTCCACTGAGGACGGCACGCAGGTGGTGCACATCGCCCCCGGGTTCGGCGACGACGACATGGAGCTTGGCAAGCGCGAGCAGGTGAAGCCGCTCATGCATGTGTTGATGAACGGGACGTTCGTCCCTGAGCTTGTCGAAGGGCTCGTCACGGACGGGTTCGCCGTGAAGGGTCGTCCCGTGAAGTCCAAAGAGGACGGTCAGGGGATGGACGTGGAAATCATCAAGGCGCTCGCGAAGCGCGGGAGTCTCGTTTGGAAGAAGAAAATCCAGCACAGCTACCCGCACTGCTGGCGCTGCGACACCCCGTTGCTCAACTACGCGACCTCGTCGTGGTTCGTGCGCGTCACGGAGCTCAAGGCGAAGCTCCTCGAACACAACGAAGGGATCAATTGGGTGCCGGAAAACATGAAGGAGGGCCGCTTCGGGAAGTGGCTCGAGGGCGCGCGCGACTGGGCCGTGAGCCGCAGCCGATTTTGGGGCACTCCCATTCCGGTGTGGCGCGCCGAGGACGGCGACGTGCTGTGCCTTGGCTCGCGCGACGAGCTCGCGGAGCTTTCGGGCGTGAAGGTTACCGACCTGCACAAGCACATCGTTGACCCAATCACCATCACGAAGGGCGGCAAGACCTACGCGCGCGTCCCCGACGTGCTCGACTGCTGGTTCGAGTCCGGGAGCATGCCGTACGCCCAGCTCCATTACCCGTTTGAGAACGCCGAAAAGTTCGACGCGGGGTTCCCGGCCGAGTTCATCGCCGAGGGGCAGGACCAGACCCGCGGCTGGTTTTACACCCTGCACGTGCTCGCCACGGCGCTCTTCGACAAGCCGGCGTTCCGAAACGTGGTGGTGAACGGCATCGTGCTTGCCGAGGATGGGAAGAAGATGAGCAAGCGCCTCAACAACTATCCGGACCCGATGGAGGTGGTGGAGAAGCACGGCGCCGACGCCGTACGCCTGTATCTCATGTCCTCCCCGGTGGTGCACGGCGAGAACCTGCGCTTCAGCGAAGCCGGCGTGGACGAGGTGAACAAGAAGTTCGTGATGATCCTGAAGAACGTCGTCAGTTTCTACCAGCTCTACGCCACCCCCGCGCATACCAACTCCCAACTCCCAAATACCAACTCCCACGTCCTCGACCGCTGGATCCTCTCTCGTCTCCACGAGACCCTCAAGGCCGAGACGAAGGCCATGGACGCCTACGACTTCGCTGGCGCCGCACGGCCGCTCTCGGAATTCGTCGCGGACCTTTCCCAGTGGTACGTACGCCGTTCGCGTGACCGTTTCAAGGCCAGTGTCCCCCTTGATAAGGTGGACGACAGGGGGTCTGTGGGCGAAGCCGTCATGACCTTGCGCGTCGTCCTCGACACCTTCGCGAAAATGATCGCCCCGTTCGCCCCGTTTCTCGCAGAACACGTCTATCAGGCCGTAGAAGGCAGTTTCGCCGGCGTTGGGAAACGTCTGTCCGTGCACCTCGAGGACTGGCCGGAGGCGGACGAGACGCTCGTGGACGGCGATCTGCTCGCGGACATGGCGCGCGTCCGCTCCGTCGTCTCCAAAGCGCTCGAGCGCAGGGCGGAAGCGGGGAAGAACGTGCGCCAGGCGCTTTCGTCCATGACCGTGTCGCTCCCCAGCGGGGAACTCGCACCCGAGCTTGTCGAGATCTTGAAGGACGAGGTGAACGTGAAGGCCGTCATCGTCAAAAAAGGGGATGCCGCCGTCGAGATCGACGCGACGCTCACGCCGGAACTCGTCCGAGAAGGCACCAGCAGAGAGGTGATCCGTAAAATCAACGCCATGCGCAAGGAAGCCGGCCTCACCATCCAGGACCGCATCGTCGTATTCGTCGAAAGCTCTCATCCTGACGTGAAATTGATGCTCGACGAGCACAAGGACTCCGTCATCACCGGCACGCTTGCGAAAAGCTTGCGCACGGATGGCGCGAAACCGGCAAACGCCGCCTCCTTCCGCGCCAATGAGATGGATATGACGGTCGGATTTGAGAAAACGCCGTAA
- a CDS encoding RpiB/LacA/LacB family sugar-phosphate isomerase: MKPTIYVGADHAGWELKEALEETLKEEGYKVVDMGNRDLVEDDDYPDFGYAVAKRVVTDPGSHGIVLCGNAQGICIVSNKVKGIRAATGFNAEAAKMARTDDDSNVLCLPARFLKPAEAKKIVKEWLDTPFSGAERHVRRLKKVEEIENEQYGV, from the coding sequence ATGAAACCCACCATTTACGTCGGAGCCGACCATGCGGGCTGGGAGCTCAAGGAAGCGTTGGAGGAAACGCTCAAGGAAGAAGGGTACAAGGTCGTGGACATGGGCAACCGCGACCTGGTGGAGGACGACGACTATCCGGATTTCGGGTACGCGGTGGCGAAACGCGTGGTGACGGACCCAGGGAGCCACGGAATCGTGCTGTGCGGCAACGCGCAGGGGATCTGCATCGTCTCAAACAAGGTGAAGGGGATCCGCGCGGCCACCGGGTTCAACGCCGAGGCGGCCAAGATGGCGCGTACGGACGACGACAGCAACGTGCTATGCCTCCCGGCGCGGTTCCTGAAGCCGGCGGAAGCGAAAAAGATCGTGAAGGAATGGCTCGACACCCCGTTCTCGGGCGCGGAACGGCATGTGCGGCGATTGAAGAAGGTCGAGGAGATCGAGAACGAACAGTACGGAGTTTAG
- a CDS encoding transketolase — translation MHDRKLMQLEERAVKIRKDVIEMLVSAGSGHSAGPLGMADIFTALYFHVMNHDPKNPEWEDRDRLILSNGHICPIRYAAMAHAGYFPIAELKTLRKLGTRLQGHPERSKLPGVETTSGPLGSGSSQAAGLAYAALLDKKPWRTYCVMSDGELEAGQTWEAMLFAGRNRLYNCTFIIDRNNIQIDGTTEEIMPLEPLLQKFESFNLHAIHCAGNSIRDFVLAVERAHGVSEKPTVIIADTIPGYGVGYMEYDFRWHGIPPKPGEEADKALHDLRTLGGRIKSEHQ, via the coding sequence TTGCACGACCGCAAGCTGATGCAGCTTGAGGAGCGGGCGGTGAAGATCCGCAAGGACGTGATCGAGATGCTGGTCTCGGCGGGTTCCGGCCACAGCGCGGGGCCGCTTGGGATGGCGGACATCTTTACGGCGCTGTACTTCCACGTGATGAACCATGATCCCAAGAATCCCGAGTGGGAGGATCGCGATCGGCTGATCCTCTCCAACGGCCACATCTGCCCCATCCGCTACGCGGCCATGGCGCACGCCGGATACTTCCCCATCGCGGAGCTGAAGACGCTGCGCAAGCTCGGGACCCGATTGCAGGGCCACCCCGAGCGCTCCAAGCTCCCGGGCGTCGAGACCACCTCCGGCCCGCTGGGTTCCGGTTCCTCGCAGGCGGCGGGACTCGCCTACGCGGCGCTGCTCGACAAGAAGCCGTGGCGCACGTACTGCGTGATGAGCGACGGGGAGCTCGAGGCCGGACAGACCTGGGAGGCGATGCTGTTCGCGGGCCGCAACCGGCTCTACAACTGCACCTTCATCATCGACCGCAACAACATCCAGATCGACGGCACCACCGAGGAGATCATGCCGCTTGAGCCGCTGCTGCAGAAGTTCGAATCATTCAACCTGCACGCCATCCATTGCGCCGGCAACTCCATCCGCGACTTCGTGCTCGCGGTGGAACGCGCGCACGGGGTGAGCGAGAAGCCCACGGTGATCATCGCCGACACCATCCCGGGCTACGGCGTGGGCTACATGGAATATGACTTCCGCTGGCACGGCATCCCACCCAAGCCCGGCGAGGAGGCGGATAAGGCCCTGCACGACCTTCGCACGCTCGGCGGCCGTATCAAATCCGAACATCAATAA
- a CDS encoding DUF4349 domain-containing protein — protein MTTKPAAAIVIAIGLLILIAAASAFPPVTQTMRSMMGLSFGGPSDAFVTGSVPTFIGGISADKMRLEASEMMGFADGRGIPSPVPPMMGGSTAAEVDQKLIKTGSLDLVVDSVPETASKLSVIAAGKGGFVQDSSVSEREDGTHFGSVTVRVPAAQFEAMVSEAKELATLVRNESVNGQDVTEQYTDLQARIKNARAQETAYLDIMRRAGTIEDILAVQRELSNVRAQIESMEGSLKYLENATSYSTLSVSLSEEPSVRLPSKEFRPLSSLREAAQALITVLQGLVTFAIWFVVIGAGMLIPLLVVVYVAYRPVKRFFAPGGRR, from the coding sequence ATGACCACCAAACCCGCCGCCGCCATCGTGATCGCCATCGGACTTCTCATCCTCATCGCCGCCGCGTCGGCCTTTCCTCCCGTCACGCAGACCATGCGGTCCATGATGGGCCTTTCCTTCGGCGGCCCGTCGGACGCGTTCGTGACCGGCTCCGTCCCGACGTTCATAGGCGGCATCAGTGCCGACAAGATGCGCCTGGAAGCGTCCGAGATGATGGGGTTCGCGGACGGACGCGGGATTCCCTCGCCCGTTCCTCCCATGATGGGCGGAAGCACGGCCGCAGAGGTGGATCAGAAGCTGATCAAGACCGGGAGCCTCGACCTCGTGGTGGATTCCGTGCCGGAAACCGCTTCGAAGCTGTCGGTCATCGCCGCCGGCAAGGGCGGGTTCGTGCAGGACTCGTCCGTTTCCGAGCGCGAGGACGGCACCCATTTCGGCTCCGTCACGGTGCGCGTGCCCGCGGCTCAATTCGAAGCGATGGTGTCGGAGGCCAAGGAGCTCGCGACGCTCGTGCGCAACGAGTCGGTGAACGGCCAGGACGTGACCGAGCAGTACACGGATTTGCAGGCGCGCATCAAGAACGCCCGGGCGCAGGAGACGGCCTACCTCGACATCATGCGCCGCGCGGGCACGATCGAGGACATCCTCGCGGTGCAGCGCGAATTGAGCAACGTCCGAGCCCAGATCGAATCCATGGAGGGCAGCCTCAAGTACCTAGAGAACGCCACCAGCTACTCCACGCTCTCGGTCTCCCTCTCGGAAGAACCGTCGGTGCGCCTCCCCAGCAAGGAGTTCCGCCCGCTCTCCTCACTGCGCGAGGCGGCCCAGGCGCTCATCACGGTCCTGCAGGGGCTGGTGACCTTCGCCATCTGGTTCGTGGTGATCGGCGCCGGGATGCTCATCCCGCTGCTCGTCGTCGTCTATGTCGCCTACCGCCCTGTGAAGCGCTTCTTCGCCCCAGGGGGCCGACGTTAA
- a CDS encoding transketolase family protein yields the protein MKTVGLNPAAFLARDVLKAAKLKQEPTRNGFGEGLVRAGKADPRVMAVCCDLTESTRVLAFKAAFPDRFVQMGVSEQAMASIAAGMAMAGKVPFIASYAGFSPGRNWEQIRTCVALNDVNVKVAGAHAGVSVGPDGATHQMLEDIALMRVMPNMRVLVPCDSLETRKATVAVAKLDGPAYLRFAREKSPVFTTEKTPFKIGRAEVFRFGNDAAIIAAGPVLYEALLAAETLRKEGLEVRIIDCHSIKPFDVKTVVAAAKECGALVTVEEAQAAAGLGGVVAETLGSFAPVPLERMGMQDRFGESGEPTELMEAFGLTAPYIAMAVRRALKRKKGEKVAAVPEYVTAAEARLKEMKSEAKRA from the coding sequence ATGAAAACAGTTGGCCTCAACCCCGCCGCCTTCCTCGCGCGTGACGTGCTGAAGGCGGCGAAACTCAAGCAGGAGCCGACCAGGAATGGGTTCGGTGAGGGGTTGGTGCGCGCGGGCAAGGCGGACCCACGGGTCATGGCCGTCTGTTGCGACCTCACCGAAAGCACACGCGTGCTCGCCTTCAAGGCTGCGTTCCCGGACCGGTTCGTGCAGATGGGGGTGAGCGAGCAGGCCATGGCCTCCATCGCGGCCGGCATGGCCATGGCCGGCAAGGTGCCGTTCATCGCGAGCTACGCCGGGTTCTCCCCGGGGCGCAACTGGGAGCAGATCCGCACCTGCGTGGCACTCAACGACGTGAACGTGAAGGTCGCCGGCGCGCATGCGGGGGTGTCCGTCGGTCCCGACGGCGCCACGCACCAGATGCTCGAGGACATCGCCCTCATGCGGGTGATGCCCAACATGCGCGTGCTCGTCCCTTGCGACTCACTTGAGACGCGCAAGGCGACCGTCGCGGTCGCGAAACTCGACGGACCGGCCTACCTGCGCTTCGCGCGCGAGAAATCTCCTGTCTTTACCACCGAGAAGACCCCGTTCAAGATCGGGCGCGCCGAAGTATTCCGATTTGGGAACGACGCGGCCATCATCGCGGCCGGACCCGTGCTCTACGAAGCGCTCCTCGCCGCCGAAACGTTGCGAAAGGAAGGACTGGAAGTCCGCATCATCGACTGTCACAGCATAAAGCCGTTCGACGTGAAGACGGTCGTCGCCGCGGCGAAGGAGTGCGGAGCGCTCGTCACGGTCGAGGAGGCGCAGGCGGCGGCCGGCCTGGGGGGTGTCGTCGCGGAGACGCTTGGGAGCTTCGCCCCTGTCCCGCTCGAACGCATGGGCATGCAGGACAGGTTCGGCGAATCCGGTGAACCGACGGAACTCATGGAGGCGTTCGGCCTTACCGCGCCCTACATCGCCATGGCCGTGCGCCGCGCGCTCAAGCGCAAGAAGGGCGAGAAGGTCGCGGCTGTGCCGGAATACGTAACGGCGGCCGAGGCGCGATTGAAGGAGATGAAATCCGAAGCCAAACGGGCGTGA
- a CDS encoding carbohydrate kinase family protein, translating into MFDLVAVGDIKLDTFVVLNEASVQCSLKMPECLLCLEYGAKIPVNVVDAQIAGSAPNVAVGLSRMGLKTAVVSVMGEDGTRALALKRLKEEKVASTYIHVSKRDQSAYSVVLNYKGDRTILASQIAHEYRLPRKMARTKWLYVCEMGVGYENLYKEVAARAKSDGMLVGFNPGTIQIAERKKVLFDLISRTYALFVNLEEAQALTEQRTTEIHHLATALYKLGPKKVVITDGKNGSYSFDGQELHHCDIFPGKMVESTGAGDAFATGYLGALTHGQLHDEALRWGSVNAASVVGRVGPQPGLLKTSQIRSRLRQHPSFRAQLM; encoded by the coding sequence ATGTTCGACCTGGTCGCGGTAGGAGACATCAAGCTCGACACCTTCGTGGTGCTCAATGAGGCCAGCGTGCAGTGCTCTCTCAAGATGCCGGAGTGCCTGCTGTGCCTCGAATACGGGGCGAAGATTCCCGTGAACGTGGTGGATGCCCAAATCGCGGGGTCGGCGCCGAACGTGGCGGTGGGCCTCTCGCGCATGGGGCTGAAGACCGCGGTCGTAAGCGTGATGGGCGAGGACGGCACGCGCGCGCTCGCGCTCAAGCGGCTCAAGGAGGAGAAGGTCGCTTCCACCTACATCCACGTGAGCAAGCGCGATCAGAGCGCCTACTCGGTGGTGCTCAACTACAAGGGCGACCGCACGATCCTCGCCTCCCAGATCGCGCACGAATACCGCCTCCCGAGGAAGATGGCGAGGACCAAGTGGCTCTACGTGTGCGAGATGGGGGTCGGCTACGAGAACCTCTACAAGGAGGTGGCTGCGCGCGCGAAGTCGGACGGGATGCTGGTGGGATTCAATCCGGGCACCATCCAGATCGCAGAGCGCAAGAAGGTGCTGTTCGACCTCATCAGCCGCACCTATGCCCTGTTCGTGAACCTGGAGGAAGCCCAGGCGCTCACGGAACAGAGGACTACCGAGATCCACCATCTCGCCACGGCGCTCTACAAGCTCGGTCCCAAAAAAGTAGTGATCACCGACGGCAAGAACGGCTCATACAGCTTCGATGGCCAGGAACTCCATCATTGCGACATCTTCCCGGGAAAGATGGTGGAATCCACCGGCGCCGGCGATGCGTTCGCCACCGGGTACCTCGGCGCGCTCACGCACGGCCAGCTCCACGACGAAGCGCTGCGCTGGGGATCGGTCAACGCCGCGTCCGTCGTAGGACGAGTCGGGCCGCAGCCAGGACTGCTTAAGACAAGCCAGATCCGCTCCCGATTGCGCCAGCACCCCTCGTTCCGAGCCCAACTCATGTAA
- a CDS encoding class II fructose-bisphosphate aldolase translates to MLATLSDVLKKARKGRYAVGAFNVNNLEAIQAVIEAAQAERSPVILSTSEGAIHYAGMEELGLLARLAATRVKVPVVFHLDHGKNVPLIETAIRSGLYTSVMFDGSSLPYEENAKVSSRLAKLARKHGVSLEAELGAIAGIEDFVSVAAKDAHLTQPAQAAAFVRATGCDALAIAVGTSHGAYKFKKASELDFPRLKAIAEAVSVPLVLHGASSVPSWVKSLCTKFGCEISGAKGVADAHVKKAVGLGVCKVNVDTDLRIAFDAGIRQFLAKRPEVIDPREILGPAKALMTRVVRQKMKLLGSSGKA, encoded by the coding sequence ATGCTCGCCACTCTTTCGGACGTCCTCAAGAAAGCCCGGAAAGGCCGCTATGCGGTCGGCGCCTTCAACGTGAACAACCTGGAGGCGATCCAGGCGGTCATCGAGGCCGCGCAGGCCGAACGTTCGCCGGTCATCCTCTCCACGAGCGAGGGTGCGATCCACTACGCCGGAATGGAGGAGCTGGGCTTGCTCGCGCGTCTCGCGGCGACGCGCGTAAAAGTGCCGGTCGTATTCCACCTCGACCACGGGAAAAACGTTCCGCTCATCGAGACCGCCATCAGGAGCGGCCTGTACACGAGCGTGATGTTCGACGGCTCTTCCCTCCCGTACGAGGAGAACGCGAAGGTCTCGTCACGGCTCGCGAAGCTCGCGCGCAAGCACGGCGTGAGCCTCGAGGCGGAGCTGGGCGCCATCGCCGGCATCGAGGATTTCGTGTCGGTCGCGGCCAAGGACGCGCACCTCACGCAACCCGCGCAGGCCGCGGCGTTCGTCCGCGCCACCGGCTGCGACGCGCTCGCGATCGCGGTGGGGACGAGCCACGGGGCGTACAAGTTCAAGAAGGCGTCCGAGCTCGATTTCCCGCGCCTGAAGGCGATTGCCGAGGCCGTGAGCGTGCCGCTCGTCTTGCACGGAGCGTCCTCGGTCCCCTCTTGGGTGAAATCCCTCTGCACCAAGTTCGGCTGTGAGATTTCCGGCGCCAAAGGGGTCGCCGACGCGCATGTGAAGAAGGCCGTGGGACTCGGCGTGTGCAAGGTGAACGTGGACACCGACCTGCGCATCGCCTTTGACGCCGGCATCCGCCAGTTCCTCGCCAAACGCCCGGAAGTGATCGACCCGCGCGAGATCCTAGGGCCGGCAAAGGCGCTCATGACGAGGGTCGTCCGTCAGAAAATGAAACTCCTTGGAAGCTCGGGCAAGGCCTAG
- a CDS encoding carbohydrate kinase family protein — MFDIVTVGSGTRDVFLLSDQFQMIRSPKFATGIGECVSLGSKIEVESVIHTTGGGATNAAATFARLGYNAAVVCRVGDDSAGRDVIIDLQREGIGTTLIRRVAGEDTGYSVLLTDTGTGERSVLVYRGVSGSFTAKDIPWDECAARAFYLSSLGGNLAVARRLVSHAAQCQALIAWNPGSRELKKGLGSIQDFLPEVSVFMVNREEAMMLTGKKEISGMFERLVTADNVVIITDGERGSYAARAGKAWYAPAAGSKAVSRTGAGDAFGSGFMASFVQERDVPAALALGTLNADSVIRQVGAKSGILRRWPTAAQMKKIKVKAL, encoded by the coding sequence ATGTTCGACATCGTCACCGTCGGGTCAGGCACGCGCGACGTGTTCCTCCTCTCCGACCAGTTCCAGATGATTCGCTCTCCGAAGTTCGCCACGGGCATCGGCGAATGCGTGTCGTTGGGGAGCAAGATCGAGGTGGAGAGCGTGATCCACACCACCGGCGGCGGGGCCACCAACGCGGCAGCCACCTTCGCGCGACTCGGGTACAACGCGGCCGTGGTATGCCGCGTGGGGGATGACAGCGCCGGGCGCGACGTGATCATCGACCTGCAGCGCGAGGGGATCGGCACCACGCTCATCCGCCGGGTCGCTGGCGAGGATACCGGCTACTCCGTGCTGCTCACGGACACGGGCACGGGCGAGCGCTCCGTCCTCGTGTACCGCGGGGTGTCCGGCTCCTTCACGGCCAAGGACATCCCTTGGGACGAATGCGCGGCCCGCGCGTTTTACCTCTCCTCCCTGGGCGGCAACCTCGCCGTTGCCCGCCGCCTGGTGTCGCACGCCGCGCAGTGCCAGGCGCTCATCGCCTGGAACCCGGGGAGCCGGGAGCTCAAAAAGGGGTTGGGGTCGATCCAGGATTTCCTCCCGGAAGTGAGCGTGTTCATGGTGAACCGCGAGGAGGCGATGATGCTCACGGGCAAGAAGGAGATTTCCGGGATGTTCGAGCGGCTCGTCACGGCCGACAACGTGGTGATCATCACCGATGGCGAGCGCGGCTCCTATGCCGCGCGCGCCGGCAAGGCCTGGTACGCGCCGGCCGCCGGGAGCAAGGCCGTATCGCGTACCGGGGCCGGCGACGCGTTCGGCTCGGGCTTCATGGCCTCCTTCGTGCAGGAGCGAGACGTGCCGGCCGCGCTCGCGCTTGGCACCCTCAACGCCGATTCCGTCATCCGCCAGGTCGGTGCCAAGTCCGGCATCTTGCGCAGGTGGCCCACCGCCGCGCAGATGAAGAAAATCAAGGTAAAAGCGCTATGA
- a CDS encoding D-glycerate dehydrogenase: MKKLVVAVTREIPDEGLALLRKDKRLSVKVYGEDRAIPRKELLRFVKGADIILSILTERMDKEAFDAAGPQLKMVANYAVGFDNIDLKEAAKRGLVVTNAAHPNVSETVAEHAIALMFALAHRVVEVDAFTRAGKYRAWGPKMFLGTDMIGKTIGVVGAGAIGQAIVRRLYDGFGMDVLYADMKRNPTLEARSKARFVTLPELLKKSDFVSLHVPLLPSTRHLIGAKELKMMKKTAFLINTARGPVVDEKALLAALTKGEIAGAGLDVYECEPAIDCDLTDTLELRKMRNVVLTPHTASATVETRQAMSRTAAENILAFVNGKKPPNMVKT, translated from the coding sequence ATGAAAAAGCTGGTCGTCGCCGTCACCCGCGAGATTCCCGACGAGGGACTCGCCCTGTTGCGCAAGGACAAGCGGCTGTCCGTGAAGGTCTATGGGGAGGACCGGGCCATCCCGCGCAAGGAGCTGCTGCGCTTCGTGAAGGGGGCGGACATCATCCTCTCGATCCTCACGGAGCGGATGGACAAGGAGGCGTTCGACGCGGCCGGGCCGCAGCTCAAGATGGTGGCCAACTACGCCGTCGGCTTCGACAACATCGACCTGAAGGAAGCGGCCAAGCGCGGGCTCGTGGTCACCAACGCCGCGCATCCGAACGTGTCCGAGACGGTCGCGGAGCATGCCATCGCGCTCATGTTCGCGCTCGCGCATCGCGTCGTGGAGGTGGACGCCTTCACCCGCGCAGGCAAGTACCGGGCTTGGGGGCCGAAGATGTTCCTAGGGACCGACATGATCGGCAAGACCATCGGGGTCGTGGGCGCCGGGGCGATCGGCCAGGCCATCGTGCGGCGGCTCTACGACGGGTTCGGGATGGACGTGCTCTACGCCGACATGAAACGCAACCCGACGCTCGAGGCCCGTTCGAAAGCGCGATTCGTCACGCTGCCGGAGCTCCTCAAGAAGAGCGATTTCGTCTCCCTGCACGTGCCGCTGCTCCCCTCCACGCGCCACCTCATCGGCGCCAAGGAGCTCAAGATGATGAAGAAGACGGCATTTCTCATCAACACGGCGCGCGGGCCGGTCGTCGATGAGAAGGCGCTCCTCGCGGCGCTCACGAAGGGGGAAATCGCCGGGGCCGGGCTCGACGTATACGAATGCGAGCCGGCGATCGACTGCGATCTCACCGATACCCTCGAGCTGCGCAAGATGCGAAACGTGGTGCTCACCCCGCACACGGCCTCGGCCACGGTCGAGACCCGCCAAGCCATGAGTCGCACGGCCGCCGAGAACATCCTCGCCTTCGTGAATGGAAAAAAGCCGCCGAACATGGTGAAGACCTGA